A window from Canis lupus familiaris isolate Mischka breed German Shepherd chromosome 18, alternate assembly UU_Cfam_GSD_1.0, whole genome shotgun sequence encodes these proteins:
- the OR4S1 gene encoding olfactory receptor family 4 subfamily S member 1 (The RefSeq protein has 1 substitution compared to this genomic sequence) yields the protein MGTKNNVTEFVLFGLFQSREMQLVCFVVFSLFHVLTVLGNLLVIITINASKTLNAPMYFFLSHLSFADMCYPSATTPKMIADTFVERKTISFNGCMTQLFSAHFFGGTEIFLLTAMAYDRYVAICRPLHYTAIMDRWKCGLLAGASWVGGFLHSILQTLLTVQLPFCGPNEIDNFFCDVHPLLKLACADTYVVGLIVVANSGMISLVSFIILIISYVVILLNLRSQSSEGRRKALSTCGSHIVTVLLVLLPPMFMYIRPSTTLAVDKLVILFNIVMPPLLNPLIYTLRNNEVKNAMRKLFRVEGNMGEK from the coding sequence ATGGGAACCAAGAACAACGTGACTGAATTTGTGTTGTTCGGCCTTTTCCAGAGCAGGGAGATGCAGCTTGTGTGCTTTGtggtcttctccctcttccacgtGCTCACTGTCCTGGGAAACCTTCTGGTTATCATCACCATTAATGCCAGCAAGACCCTGAATGCtcccatgtatttcttcctcaGCCACCTGTCTTTTGCGGACATGTGCTATCCATCTGCTACCACACCCAAGATGATTGCTGACACTTTCGTGGAGCGAAAGACCATCTCCTTCAATGGGTGCATGACCCAGCTCTTTTCTGCCCACTTCTTTGGTGGCACTGAGATCTTTCTCCTCACAGctatggcctatgaccgctatgtggccatctgtaggCCCCTGCACTACACGGCTATCATGGATCGGTGGAAGTGTGGTCTGCTGGCAGGGGCCTCTTGGGTGGGTGGCTTCCTGCATTCCATCCTACAGACCCTCCTCACAGTCCAGCTGCCCTTTTGTGGGCCTAATGAGATTGACAACTTCTTTTGTGATGTTCATCCCTTGCTGAAGCTGGCCTGTGCAGACACTTATGTGGTGGGGCTCATTGTGGTGGCCAACAGTGGCATGATATCTCTCGTGTCCTTTACCATCCTTATCATCTCCTACGTGGTCATCTTACTGAACCTGAGAAGCCAGTCATCTGAGGGTCGGCGCAAGGCTCTCTCTACATGTGGCTCACACATCGTCACTGTTCTTTTGGTCCTTCTGCCCCCCATGTTCATGTACATTCGTCCCTCCACCACCCTGGCTGTTGACAAACTTGTCATCCTCTTTAACATTGTCATGCCACCTTTGCTTAACCCTCTCATCTACACGTTGAGGAATAATGAGGTGAAAAATGCAATGAGGAAACTGTTTAGAGTAGAGGGGAACATGGGGGAGAAGTGA